A single genomic interval of Pangasianodon hypophthalmus isolate fPanHyp1 chromosome 8, fPanHyp1.pri, whole genome shotgun sequence harbors:
- the LOC117599093 gene encoding uncharacterized protein LOC117599093 isoform X2 codes for MLKVEHTGDEVLPQPPSRPHAVCHPHTPPPPVPSTSSQCKSPASLPRVPPPAVQSVPAAPLPAAQSVPAPVPSTQTGVPVSSDMQDISRWNCSCHQKIWMKTEMEALGLWPGSRPVRQPMNMVSLWRYPPQPELVETNTGLPSPKYFQLHPFFIWKPEHSIMQRLRNNYILPCLYSCPNPQVVSSGVGRPRVILGTSGQYYILSSRLSCKACKKYWFADKPQWLDMLPKRFCNVLPAFLTHKKAICKTVMDELRRSGKSPNDMANQLSEVLHLKYERAHLAYLLSVQNIRDAEAGLYGQMTITGALRTDDTPAPFGGYEDTDGWRGVSVTAHYLVECLLQEYQRQEAALTQVLQGTFGQVFRSDHTRKVARKVTLASGTMSSYAVMNENWMILSWVMLQSESEQSLESMYCGLASRYSAAAIPKAKYQWVDRDCCAAFRVMDPAPYEHLQWDAWRTTEAIVAEVTAGNLRNLCASCLKYNEDIIVKLDLFHCMRRFTRECVSEHHPLYSSFCHFLSAAFSVVDQSDLEKLKNAYRFCGIEPANPTKQHIREHCRTKVPHPRELVQRVEEVLQHFHLAKDPNNILLFKPSMLKVWWIQRVHILRGCLSDPEVEEGILYRHGGMLQLNHVKGEGAAVPIWIPVRGTSQQEGFHFHQAQWVTGNRVSPELFQAQGMTGVARWNYQRLVDLKQPGVVLPAVFDPVLLMELNRASVRVTGQPKYPALHISSRDTGEKFGLQYVEPGCRPVPLDFDKHKCKKSTLGDVEIEEESSSGFESSIPSKEWLDDSSSAETPLAAEPETTPQIVSFHRFSTPSPVTVKEQRSEEFLSDAELLRTPPLPIAASPRAARTGPIKTGGRVFVLDHNRWTDPMRNAIDGLLAKHHGSKDLLKRVDADYAAMVQSACTDPNSLLHSTTKQHINRYIKYLAKKKNTNASLNTSPEKLLETQQLWKRLHSGSETISVPVTVLPPAPFNPPAKSVPEDVPLTQAAVEKMVKDILEKHQAALQQQQQTQKKAQIRSCLACGQPKSRYLGDGSSVHFFYQAGEVKYFYCSKKVFDTYSAEGLTNPRMPFEDFADTPFFQRELEASKQRGAERKRVIEERGKRKSLVEHPSGRLCRFCHQPLKQGPNSPHIHTGFPGVAGKYIYCPAKVLSLYQAQGTNAQMTWTEFQQSPFYEAERQRWIVEKKK; via the exons ATGTTAAAGGTTGAACATACCGGTGATGAGG TTCTGCCACAGCCACCATCAAGACCACATGCGGTCTGCCATCCTCACACACCACCACCTCCTGTGCCTAGCACTTCCTCTCAGTGCAAATCCCCTGCATCACTGCCCCGAGTACCACcaccagctgtgcagtcagtACCCGCAGCACCTCTACCAGCTGCTCAGTCAGTACCTGCACCAGTGccctccacacagacaggagtcCCTGTGTCCAGTGACATGCAAGATATTAGCCGCTGGAACTGCTCCTGCCATCAAAAAATCTGGATGAAAACAGAGATGGAAGCCCTGGGGCTCTGGCCAGGATCACGACCGGTGAGACAGCCTATGAACATGGTTTCCTTGTGGCGTTATCCTCCTCAGCCTGAGCTTGTAGAAACCAACACAGGCCTGCCATCACCAAAATACTTTCAGCTCCATCCCTTCTTTATCTGGAAACCGGAGCACAGTATAATGCAAAGGCTAAGAAACAACTACATCCTGCCTTGTCTCTACAGCTGTCCAAACCCTCAGGTTGTTTCCTCTGGTGTGGGAAGGCCCAGAGTGATTCTTGGTACCAGCGGGCAATATTACATCCTTTCCTCTCGACTGAGCTGTAAAGCATGTAAAAAATACTGGTTCGCTGATAAACCCCAGTGGCTAGACATGCTGCCAAAGCGGTTCTGTAACGTCTTGCCAGCCTTCCTCACCCATAAGAAGGCCATCTGTAAAACAGTGATGGATGAACTGCGGCGCTCTGGTAAATCACCTAATGATATGGCCAACCAGCTGTCTGAGGTGCTTCACCTGAAGTACGAAAGAGCCCACCTAGCCTACCTGCTCAGCGTGCAGAACATCAGGGATGCTGAGGCAGGGCTGTATGGACAGATGACCATCACTGGGGCACTGAGGACGGATGACACACCAGCACCGTTTGGGGGTTATGAGGACACTGATGGGTGGCGTGGGGTGTCTGTGACTGCACACTATCTTGTGGAGTGCCTTCTTCAAGAATATCAGCGGCAGGAGGCAGCTCTCACTCAGGTCCTACAAGGCACTTTTGGACAGGTGTTCAGGTCTGATCACACACGCAAAGTTGCTAGAAAAGTGACGCTCGCATCTGGTACAATGTCATCCTATGCTGTGATGAATGAGAACTGGATGATCCTGTCCTGGGTGATGCTGCAGTCTGAGAGTGAGCAGTCATTAGAGTCAATGTACTGTGGGCTGGCCAGTCGCTATAGTGCTGCTGCTATCCCCAAGGCCAAGTACCAGTGGGTGGACAG GGACTGCTGTGCTGCTTTTAGAGTCATGGACCCAGCACCTTATGAGCACCTGCAGTGGGATGCCTGGAGGACCACTGAAGCCATCGTGGCAGAGGTTACCGCAGGGAACCTCAGGAATTTATGTGCCTCTTGTCTGAAGTACAATGAGGACATCATTGTAAAGCTGGACTTGTTTCACTGCATGCGGCGGTTCACCAGGGAGTGTGTGTCAGAACACCATCCTCTGTATAGCTCTTTCTGCCATTTCCTCTCTGCTGCCTTCTCTGTAGTGGATCAGAGTGACCTggagaaactgaaaaatgcaTACAGATTCTGTGGTATTGAGCCTGCTAATCCCACCAAGCAGCATATCAGAGAGCACTGCAGGACAAAAGTTCCACATCCCAGAGAGCTGGTCCAGAGGGTGGAAGAGGTGCTTCAACATTTCCATCTAGCAAAGGATCCCAACAACATCCTCCTTTTTAAACCCTCAATGCTAAAGGTCTGGTGGATTCAGCGTGTACACATCCTTAGGGGCTGCCTGAGTGACCCTGAGGTGGAGGAAGGAATCCTCTACAGACATGGGGGGATGTTACAGCTCAATCATGTAAAGGGTGAAGGAGCTGCTGTGCCCATTTGGATCCCTGTCAGAGGCACCTCACAGCAGGAGGGGTTTCATTTCCACCAAGCTCAGTGGGTAACAGGCAATCGTGTCTCTCCTGAACTGTTCCAGGCACAGGGAATGACTGGGGTGGCACGCTGGAATTATCAGCGGCTGGTGGACCTGAAGCAGCCGGGGGTTGTCCTACCTGCAGTGTTTGACCCTGTGTTACTGATGGAGTTAAACAGGGCCTCTGTGAGAGTGACAGGGCAGCCCAAATATCCAGCCTTGCACATCTCCAGCAGGGACACAGGGGAGAAGTTTGGCCTACAGTATGTGGAGCCAGGCTGCCGACCAGTGCCTCTTGACTTTGACAAACATAAGTGCAAGAAGTCCACCCTAGGAGATGTGGAGATTGAAGAGGAGTCTTCATCTGGCTTTGAGTCATCAATTCCATCTAAG GAATGGTTAGATGATTCCTCTTCTGCTGAGACCCCTCTTGCTGCAGAGCCAGAAACCACCCCACAGATTGTCTCGTTTCACCGATTTTCCACTCCAAGTCCTGTGACAGTAAAGGAACAAAGGTCTGAGGAATTTCTGTCAGATGCAG AACTGCTCAGGACACCACCACTGCCTATAGCTGCTTCTCCCCGTGCAGCTCGCACTGGACCCATTAAGACAGGTGGTCGAGTCTTTGTCTTGGACCACAACAGATGGACGGACCCAATGAGAAATGCCATCGATGGTCTCCTGGCCAAGCACCATGGGAGCAAGGATCTCCTTAAAAGGGTGGATGCTGATTATGCTGCTATGGTACAGAGTGCCTGCACTGACCCCAACAGCCTTCTGCACTCAACCACGAAACAGCACATAAACAGGTACATAAAATaccttgctaaaaaaaaaaacacaaatgcctCTCTCAACACCAGCCCAGAAAAGCTCCTAGAGACACAACAGTTATGGAAGCGTCTTCACTCAGGCAGCGAAACCATCAGTGTCCCAGTGACAGTACTGCCACCTGCTCCGTTCAATCCACCTGCAAAGAGTGTTCCTGAAGACGTTCCTCTGACCCAGGCAGCAGTTGAGAAGATGGTTAAAGACATCCTAGAGAAGCACCAGGCAGCActgcagcaacaacagcagacacaaaaaaaagcccaaattaGATCCTGTTTAGCTTGTGGTCAGCCAAAGTCTCGTTACCTGGGTGATGGCTCCTCTGTGCATTTCTTTTATCAGGCTGGTGAAGTGAAATACTTCTACTGCTCCAAGAAAGTCTTTGACACATACTCTGCTGAGGGCCTGACCAACCCCCGGATGCCATTTGAAGATTTTGCAGACACTCCCTTCTTTCAGCGGGAGCTGGAGGCCTCTAAGCAGAGGGGGGCAGAGAGGAAGAGGGTGATTGAAGAGAGAGGCAAGAGGAAATCATTAGTGGAGCATCCTTCTGGTCGTCTGTGCAGGTTCTGCCACCAGCCGCTAAAACAAGGTCCAAATAGTCCTCATATCCACACTGGTTTCCCTGGAGTGGCAGGCAAATACATTTACTGTCCTGCTAAAGTGCTCTCCCTGTATCAGGCGCAGGGAACGAATGCACAGATGACATGGACAGAGTTTCAGCAGTCCCCGTTCTATGAGGCTGAGAGGCAGAGGTGGAttgttgaaaagaaaaaataa
- the LOC117599093 gene encoding uncharacterized protein LOC117599093 isoform X1, with the protein MNVLLIFNLLVHAVLPQPPSRPHAVCHPHTPPPPVPSTSSQCKSPASLPRVPPPAVQSVPAAPLPAAQSVPAPVPSTQTGVPVSSDMQDISRWNCSCHQKIWMKTEMEALGLWPGSRPVRQPMNMVSLWRYPPQPELVETNTGLPSPKYFQLHPFFIWKPEHSIMQRLRNNYILPCLYSCPNPQVVSSGVGRPRVILGTSGQYYILSSRLSCKACKKYWFADKPQWLDMLPKRFCNVLPAFLTHKKAICKTVMDELRRSGKSPNDMANQLSEVLHLKYERAHLAYLLSVQNIRDAEAGLYGQMTITGALRTDDTPAPFGGYEDTDGWRGVSVTAHYLVECLLQEYQRQEAALTQVLQGTFGQVFRSDHTRKVARKVTLASGTMSSYAVMNENWMILSWVMLQSESEQSLESMYCGLASRYSAAAIPKAKYQWVDRDCCAAFRVMDPAPYEHLQWDAWRTTEAIVAEVTAGNLRNLCASCLKYNEDIIVKLDLFHCMRRFTRECVSEHHPLYSSFCHFLSAAFSVVDQSDLEKLKNAYRFCGIEPANPTKQHIREHCRTKVPHPRELVQRVEEVLQHFHLAKDPNNILLFKPSMLKVWWIQRVHILRGCLSDPEVEEGILYRHGGMLQLNHVKGEGAAVPIWIPVRGTSQQEGFHFHQAQWVTGNRVSPELFQAQGMTGVARWNYQRLVDLKQPGVVLPAVFDPVLLMELNRASVRVTGQPKYPALHISSRDTGEKFGLQYVEPGCRPVPLDFDKHKCKKSTLGDVEIEEESSSGFESSIPSKEWLDDSSSAETPLAAEPETTPQIVSFHRFSTPSPVTVKEQRSEEFLSDAELLRTPPLPIAASPRAARTGPIKTGGRVFVLDHNRWTDPMRNAIDGLLAKHHGSKDLLKRVDADYAAMVQSACTDPNSLLHSTTKQHINRYIKYLAKKKNTNASLNTSPEKLLETQQLWKRLHSGSETISVPVTVLPPAPFNPPAKSVPEDVPLTQAAVEKMVKDILEKHQAALQQQQQTQKKAQIRSCLACGQPKSRYLGDGSSVHFFYQAGEVKYFYCSKKVFDTYSAEGLTNPRMPFEDFADTPFFQRELEASKQRGAERKRVIEERGKRKSLVEHPSGRLCRFCHQPLKQGPNSPHIHTGFPGVAGKYIYCPAKVLSLYQAQGTNAQMTWTEFQQSPFYEAERQRWIVEKKK; encoded by the exons ATgaatgttttgttaatttttaacTTGTTGGTCCATGCAGTTCTGCCACAGCCACCATCAAGACCACATGCGGTCTGCCATCCTCACACACCACCACCTCCTGTGCCTAGCACTTCCTCTCAGTGCAAATCCCCTGCATCACTGCCCCGAGTACCACcaccagctgtgcagtcagtACCCGCAGCACCTCTACCAGCTGCTCAGTCAGTACCTGCACCAGTGccctccacacagacaggagtcCCTGTGTCCAGTGACATGCAAGATATTAGCCGCTGGAACTGCTCCTGCCATCAAAAAATCTGGATGAAAACAGAGATGGAAGCCCTGGGGCTCTGGCCAGGATCACGACCGGTGAGACAGCCTATGAACATGGTTTCCTTGTGGCGTTATCCTCCTCAGCCTGAGCTTGTAGAAACCAACACAGGCCTGCCATCACCAAAATACTTTCAGCTCCATCCCTTCTTTATCTGGAAACCGGAGCACAGTATAATGCAAAGGCTAAGAAACAACTACATCCTGCCTTGTCTCTACAGCTGTCCAAACCCTCAGGTTGTTTCCTCTGGTGTGGGAAGGCCCAGAGTGATTCTTGGTACCAGCGGGCAATATTACATCCTTTCCTCTCGACTGAGCTGTAAAGCATGTAAAAAATACTGGTTCGCTGATAAACCCCAGTGGCTAGACATGCTGCCAAAGCGGTTCTGTAACGTCTTGCCAGCCTTCCTCACCCATAAGAAGGCCATCTGTAAAACAGTGATGGATGAACTGCGGCGCTCTGGTAAATCACCTAATGATATGGCCAACCAGCTGTCTGAGGTGCTTCACCTGAAGTACGAAAGAGCCCACCTAGCCTACCTGCTCAGCGTGCAGAACATCAGGGATGCTGAGGCAGGGCTGTATGGACAGATGACCATCACTGGGGCACTGAGGACGGATGACACACCAGCACCGTTTGGGGGTTATGAGGACACTGATGGGTGGCGTGGGGTGTCTGTGACTGCACACTATCTTGTGGAGTGCCTTCTTCAAGAATATCAGCGGCAGGAGGCAGCTCTCACTCAGGTCCTACAAGGCACTTTTGGACAGGTGTTCAGGTCTGATCACACACGCAAAGTTGCTAGAAAAGTGACGCTCGCATCTGGTACAATGTCATCCTATGCTGTGATGAATGAGAACTGGATGATCCTGTCCTGGGTGATGCTGCAGTCTGAGAGTGAGCAGTCATTAGAGTCAATGTACTGTGGGCTGGCCAGTCGCTATAGTGCTGCTGCTATCCCCAAGGCCAAGTACCAGTGGGTGGACAG GGACTGCTGTGCTGCTTTTAGAGTCATGGACCCAGCACCTTATGAGCACCTGCAGTGGGATGCCTGGAGGACCACTGAAGCCATCGTGGCAGAGGTTACCGCAGGGAACCTCAGGAATTTATGTGCCTCTTGTCTGAAGTACAATGAGGACATCATTGTAAAGCTGGACTTGTTTCACTGCATGCGGCGGTTCACCAGGGAGTGTGTGTCAGAACACCATCCTCTGTATAGCTCTTTCTGCCATTTCCTCTCTGCTGCCTTCTCTGTAGTGGATCAGAGTGACCTggagaaactgaaaaatgcaTACAGATTCTGTGGTATTGAGCCTGCTAATCCCACCAAGCAGCATATCAGAGAGCACTGCAGGACAAAAGTTCCACATCCCAGAGAGCTGGTCCAGAGGGTGGAAGAGGTGCTTCAACATTTCCATCTAGCAAAGGATCCCAACAACATCCTCCTTTTTAAACCCTCAATGCTAAAGGTCTGGTGGATTCAGCGTGTACACATCCTTAGGGGCTGCCTGAGTGACCCTGAGGTGGAGGAAGGAATCCTCTACAGACATGGGGGGATGTTACAGCTCAATCATGTAAAGGGTGAAGGAGCTGCTGTGCCCATTTGGATCCCTGTCAGAGGCACCTCACAGCAGGAGGGGTTTCATTTCCACCAAGCTCAGTGGGTAACAGGCAATCGTGTCTCTCCTGAACTGTTCCAGGCACAGGGAATGACTGGGGTGGCACGCTGGAATTATCAGCGGCTGGTGGACCTGAAGCAGCCGGGGGTTGTCCTACCTGCAGTGTTTGACCCTGTGTTACTGATGGAGTTAAACAGGGCCTCTGTGAGAGTGACAGGGCAGCCCAAATATCCAGCCTTGCACATCTCCAGCAGGGACACAGGGGAGAAGTTTGGCCTACAGTATGTGGAGCCAGGCTGCCGACCAGTGCCTCTTGACTTTGACAAACATAAGTGCAAGAAGTCCACCCTAGGAGATGTGGAGATTGAAGAGGAGTCTTCATCTGGCTTTGAGTCATCAATTCCATCTAAG GAATGGTTAGATGATTCCTCTTCTGCTGAGACCCCTCTTGCTGCAGAGCCAGAAACCACCCCACAGATTGTCTCGTTTCACCGATTTTCCACTCCAAGTCCTGTGACAGTAAAGGAACAAAGGTCTGAGGAATTTCTGTCAGATGCAG AACTGCTCAGGACACCACCACTGCCTATAGCTGCTTCTCCCCGTGCAGCTCGCACTGGACCCATTAAGACAGGTGGTCGAGTCTTTGTCTTGGACCACAACAGATGGACGGACCCAATGAGAAATGCCATCGATGGTCTCCTGGCCAAGCACCATGGGAGCAAGGATCTCCTTAAAAGGGTGGATGCTGATTATGCTGCTATGGTACAGAGTGCCTGCACTGACCCCAACAGCCTTCTGCACTCAACCACGAAACAGCACATAAACAGGTACATAAAATaccttgctaaaaaaaaaaacacaaatgcctCTCTCAACACCAGCCCAGAAAAGCTCCTAGAGACACAACAGTTATGGAAGCGTCTTCACTCAGGCAGCGAAACCATCAGTGTCCCAGTGACAGTACTGCCACCTGCTCCGTTCAATCCACCTGCAAAGAGTGTTCCTGAAGACGTTCCTCTGACCCAGGCAGCAGTTGAGAAGATGGTTAAAGACATCCTAGAGAAGCACCAGGCAGCActgcagcaacaacagcagacacaaaaaaaagcccaaattaGATCCTGTTTAGCTTGTGGTCAGCCAAAGTCTCGTTACCTGGGTGATGGCTCCTCTGTGCATTTCTTTTATCAGGCTGGTGAAGTGAAATACTTCTACTGCTCCAAGAAAGTCTTTGACACATACTCTGCTGAGGGCCTGACCAACCCCCGGATGCCATTTGAAGATTTTGCAGACACTCCCTTCTTTCAGCGGGAGCTGGAGGCCTCTAAGCAGAGGGGGGCAGAGAGGAAGAGGGTGATTGAAGAGAGAGGCAAGAGGAAATCATTAGTGGAGCATCCTTCTGGTCGTCTGTGCAGGTTCTGCCACCAGCCGCTAAAACAAGGTCCAAATAGTCCTCATATCCACACTGGTTTCCCTGGAGTGGCAGGCAAATACATTTACTGTCCTGCTAAAGTGCTCTCCCTGTATCAGGCGCAGGGAACGAATGCACAGATGACATGGACAGAGTTTCAGCAGTCCCCGTTCTATGAGGCTGAGAGGCAGAGGTGGAttgttgaaaagaaaaaataa
- the LOC117599093 gene encoding uncharacterized protein LOC117599093 isoform X3, translating to MQDISRWNCSCHQKIWMKTEMEALGLWPGSRPVRQPMNMVSLWRYPPQPELVETNTGLPSPKYFQLHPFFIWKPEHSIMQRLRNNYILPCLYSCPNPQVVSSGVGRPRVILGTSGQYYILSSRLSCKACKKYWFADKPQWLDMLPKRFCNVLPAFLTHKKAICKTVMDELRRSGKSPNDMANQLSEVLHLKYERAHLAYLLSVQNIRDAEAGLYGQMTITGALRTDDTPAPFGGYEDTDGWRGVSVTAHYLVECLLQEYQRQEAALTQVLQGTFGQVFRSDHTRKVARKVTLASGTMSSYAVMNENWMILSWVMLQSESEQSLESMYCGLASRYSAAAIPKAKYQWVDRDCCAAFRVMDPAPYEHLQWDAWRTTEAIVAEVTAGNLRNLCASCLKYNEDIIVKLDLFHCMRRFTRECVSEHHPLYSSFCHFLSAAFSVVDQSDLEKLKNAYRFCGIEPANPTKQHIREHCRTKVPHPRELVQRVEEVLQHFHLAKDPNNILLFKPSMLKVWWIQRVHILRGCLSDPEVEEGILYRHGGMLQLNHVKGEGAAVPIWIPVRGTSQQEGFHFHQAQWVTGNRVSPELFQAQGMTGVARWNYQRLVDLKQPGVVLPAVFDPVLLMELNRASVRVTGQPKYPALHISSRDTGEKFGLQYVEPGCRPVPLDFDKHKCKKSTLGDVEIEEESSSGFESSIPSKEWLDDSSSAETPLAAEPETTPQIVSFHRFSTPSPVTVKEQRSEEFLSDAELLRTPPLPIAASPRAARTGPIKTGGRVFVLDHNRWTDPMRNAIDGLLAKHHGSKDLLKRVDADYAAMVQSACTDPNSLLHSTTKQHINRYIKYLAKKKNTNASLNTSPEKLLETQQLWKRLHSGSETISVPVTVLPPAPFNPPAKSVPEDVPLTQAAVEKMVKDILEKHQAALQQQQQTQKKAQIRSCLACGQPKSRYLGDGSSVHFFYQAGEVKYFYCSKKVFDTYSAEGLTNPRMPFEDFADTPFFQRELEASKQRGAERKRVIEERGKRKSLVEHPSGRLCRFCHQPLKQGPNSPHIHTGFPGVAGKYIYCPAKVLSLYQAQGTNAQMTWTEFQQSPFYEAERQRWIVEKKK from the exons ATGCAAGATATTAGCCGCTGGAACTGCTCCTGCCATCAAAAAATCTGGATGAAAACAGAGATGGAAGCCCTGGGGCTCTGGCCAGGATCACGACCGGTGAGACAGCCTATGAACATGGTTTCCTTGTGGCGTTATCCTCCTCAGCCTGAGCTTGTAGAAACCAACACAGGCCTGCCATCACCAAAATACTTTCAGCTCCATCCCTTCTTTATCTGGAAACCGGAGCACAGTATAATGCAAAGGCTAAGAAACAACTACATCCTGCCTTGTCTCTACAGCTGTCCAAACCCTCAGGTTGTTTCCTCTGGTGTGGGAAGGCCCAGAGTGATTCTTGGTACCAGCGGGCAATATTACATCCTTTCCTCTCGACTGAGCTGTAAAGCATGTAAAAAATACTGGTTCGCTGATAAACCCCAGTGGCTAGACATGCTGCCAAAGCGGTTCTGTAACGTCTTGCCAGCCTTCCTCACCCATAAGAAGGCCATCTGTAAAACAGTGATGGATGAACTGCGGCGCTCTGGTAAATCACCTAATGATATGGCCAACCAGCTGTCTGAGGTGCTTCACCTGAAGTACGAAAGAGCCCACCTAGCCTACCTGCTCAGCGTGCAGAACATCAGGGATGCTGAGGCAGGGCTGTATGGACAGATGACCATCACTGGGGCACTGAGGACGGATGACACACCAGCACCGTTTGGGGGTTATGAGGACACTGATGGGTGGCGTGGGGTGTCTGTGACTGCACACTATCTTGTGGAGTGCCTTCTTCAAGAATATCAGCGGCAGGAGGCAGCTCTCACTCAGGTCCTACAAGGCACTTTTGGACAGGTGTTCAGGTCTGATCACACACGCAAAGTTGCTAGAAAAGTGACGCTCGCATCTGGTACAATGTCATCCTATGCTGTGATGAATGAGAACTGGATGATCCTGTCCTGGGTGATGCTGCAGTCTGAGAGTGAGCAGTCATTAGAGTCAATGTACTGTGGGCTGGCCAGTCGCTATAGTGCTGCTGCTATCCCCAAGGCCAAGTACCAGTGGGTGGACAG GGACTGCTGTGCTGCTTTTAGAGTCATGGACCCAGCACCTTATGAGCACCTGCAGTGGGATGCCTGGAGGACCACTGAAGCCATCGTGGCAGAGGTTACCGCAGGGAACCTCAGGAATTTATGTGCCTCTTGTCTGAAGTACAATGAGGACATCATTGTAAAGCTGGACTTGTTTCACTGCATGCGGCGGTTCACCAGGGAGTGTGTGTCAGAACACCATCCTCTGTATAGCTCTTTCTGCCATTTCCTCTCTGCTGCCTTCTCTGTAGTGGATCAGAGTGACCTggagaaactgaaaaatgcaTACAGATTCTGTGGTATTGAGCCTGCTAATCCCACCAAGCAGCATATCAGAGAGCACTGCAGGACAAAAGTTCCACATCCCAGAGAGCTGGTCCAGAGGGTGGAAGAGGTGCTTCAACATTTCCATCTAGCAAAGGATCCCAACAACATCCTCCTTTTTAAACCCTCAATGCTAAAGGTCTGGTGGATTCAGCGTGTACACATCCTTAGGGGCTGCCTGAGTGACCCTGAGGTGGAGGAAGGAATCCTCTACAGACATGGGGGGATGTTACAGCTCAATCATGTAAAGGGTGAAGGAGCTGCTGTGCCCATTTGGATCCCTGTCAGAGGCACCTCACAGCAGGAGGGGTTTCATTTCCACCAAGCTCAGTGGGTAACAGGCAATCGTGTCTCTCCTGAACTGTTCCAGGCACAGGGAATGACTGGGGTGGCACGCTGGAATTATCAGCGGCTGGTGGACCTGAAGCAGCCGGGGGTTGTCCTACCTGCAGTGTTTGACCCTGTGTTACTGATGGAGTTAAACAGGGCCTCTGTGAGAGTGACAGGGCAGCCCAAATATCCAGCCTTGCACATCTCCAGCAGGGACACAGGGGAGAAGTTTGGCCTACAGTATGTGGAGCCAGGCTGCCGACCAGTGCCTCTTGACTTTGACAAACATAAGTGCAAGAAGTCCACCCTAGGAGATGTGGAGATTGAAGAGGAGTCTTCATCTGGCTTTGAGTCATCAATTCCATCTAAG GAATGGTTAGATGATTCCTCTTCTGCTGAGACCCCTCTTGCTGCAGAGCCAGAAACCACCCCACAGATTGTCTCGTTTCACCGATTTTCCACTCCAAGTCCTGTGACAGTAAAGGAACAAAGGTCTGAGGAATTTCTGTCAGATGCAG AACTGCTCAGGACACCACCACTGCCTATAGCTGCTTCTCCCCGTGCAGCTCGCACTGGACCCATTAAGACAGGTGGTCGAGTCTTTGTCTTGGACCACAACAGATGGACGGACCCAATGAGAAATGCCATCGATGGTCTCCTGGCCAAGCACCATGGGAGCAAGGATCTCCTTAAAAGGGTGGATGCTGATTATGCTGCTATGGTACAGAGTGCCTGCACTGACCCCAACAGCCTTCTGCACTCAACCACGAAACAGCACATAAACAGGTACATAAAATaccttgctaaaaaaaaaaacacaaatgcctCTCTCAACACCAGCCCAGAAAAGCTCCTAGAGACACAACAGTTATGGAAGCGTCTTCACTCAGGCAGCGAAACCATCAGTGTCCCAGTGACAGTACTGCCACCTGCTCCGTTCAATCCACCTGCAAAGAGTGTTCCTGAAGACGTTCCTCTGACCCAGGCAGCAGTTGAGAAGATGGTTAAAGACATCCTAGAGAAGCACCAGGCAGCActgcagcaacaacagcagacacaaaaaaaagcccaaattaGATCCTGTTTAGCTTGTGGTCAGCCAAAGTCTCGTTACCTGGGTGATGGCTCCTCTGTGCATTTCTTTTATCAGGCTGGTGAAGTGAAATACTTCTACTGCTCCAAGAAAGTCTTTGACACATACTCTGCTGAGGGCCTGACCAACCCCCGGATGCCATTTGAAGATTTTGCAGACACTCCCTTCTTTCAGCGGGAGCTGGAGGCCTCTAAGCAGAGGGGGGCAGAGAGGAAGAGGGTGATTGAAGAGAGAGGCAAGAGGAAATCATTAGTGGAGCATCCTTCTGGTCGTCTGTGCAGGTTCTGCCACCAGCCGCTAAAACAAGGTCCAAATAGTCCTCATATCCACACTGGTTTCCCTGGAGTGGCAGGCAAATACATTTACTGTCCTGCTAAAGTGCTCTCCCTGTATCAGGCGCAGGGAACGAATGCACAGATGACATGGACAGAGTTTCAGCAGTCCCCGTTCTATGAGGCTGAGAGGCAGAGGTGGAttgttgaaaagaaaaaataa